In uncultured Flavobacterium sp., a genomic segment contains:
- the scpA gene encoding methylmalonyl-CoA mutase yields the protein MIRKDLKHIKLEVKSETLDDLIHNSEPITQNFYTAEGIELKETYSEKDIEDLDFLAFGAGFAPNLRGPYATMYVRRPWTIRQYAGFSTAEESNAFYRRNLAAGQKGLSIAFDLPTHRGYDSDHERVVGDVGKAGVAIDSVEDMKVLFDQIPLDEMSVSMTMNGAVLPIMAFYIVAAEEQGVATEKLSGTIQNDILKEFMVRNTYIYPPTPSMKIIADIFEFTSKKMSKFNSISISGYHMQEAGATADIELAYTLADGLEYIRTGLSTGMTIDEFAPRLSFFWAIGMNHFMEIAKMRAGRMIWAKLVQQFNPKSDKSLALRTHCQTSGWSLTEQDPFNNVARTCIEATAAAFGGTQSLHTNALDEAIALPTDFSARIARNTQIFLQEETKITKTVDPWGGSYYVESLTNEILKSTWKLIEEVEELGGMTKAIEAGIPKLRIEEAAARKQARIDSGQDIIVGVNKYRLEKEDPLHILDVDNQMVRKQQVERLHEIKATRDTEKVNQSLEKLILCAKTGQGNLLEIAIEAARNRATLGEISDALESIFGRFKAQIKSFSGVYSAAIKNDENFEKAKQLADAFAKQEGRRPRIMIAKMGQDGHDRGAKVVATGYADVGFDVDIGPLFQTPAEAAKQAVENDVHILGVSSLAAGHKTLVPQVIEELKKHGREDIMVIVGGVIPAQDYQFLFDAGAVAVFGPGTKISEAAIKILEILID from the coding sequence ATGATAAGAAAAGACCTTAAACATATAAAGTTAGAAGTTAAAAGTGAAACATTAGACGATCTGATACATAACTCTGAGCCTATAACTCAAAACTTTTACACAGCTGAAGGAATAGAACTGAAAGAAACCTATTCTGAAAAAGATATTGAGGATTTGGATTTTCTTGCTTTTGGAGCCGGATTTGCACCAAACTTACGCGGACCTTATGCTACAATGTATGTAAGACGTCCCTGGACAATTCGCCAATATGCAGGATTTTCGACAGCAGAAGAAAGTAATGCTTTTTACAGAAGAAACTTAGCTGCCGGGCAAAAAGGGCTTTCAATCGCTTTTGATTTGCCAACACATCGTGGTTATGATTCTGATCACGAAAGAGTGGTTGGCGATGTTGGAAAAGCTGGCGTTGCAATAGATTCTGTCGAAGATATGAAAGTATTATTCGATCAGATTCCGTTAGATGAAATGTCAGTTTCGATGACAATGAATGGTGCAGTTTTGCCTATTATGGCATTTTATATTGTTGCTGCAGAAGAACAAGGTGTTGCCACTGAAAAGCTTTCAGGAACAATCCAGAATGATATCCTGAAAGAATTTATGGTTCGTAATACCTATATTTATCCACCAACACCATCGATGAAAATCATTGCGGATATTTTTGAATTTACAAGCAAGAAAATGTCAAAATTCAATTCTATATCTATTTCAGGATATCATATGCAGGAAGCCGGAGCAACTGCCGATATTGAATTGGCATATACTTTAGCCGATGGTTTAGAATATATTAGAACGGGACTTTCTACCGGAATGACAATTGATGAATTTGCTCCTCGCCTATCTTTCTTTTGGGCAATTGGAATGAATCATTTTATGGAAATAGCTAAGATGCGTGCTGGTCGTATGATTTGGGCTAAATTAGTACAACAATTCAACCCTAAAAGTGATAAATCGTTAGCTTTAAGAACACATTGTCAAACTAGTGGATGGAGTTTAACTGAACAAGATCCGTTTAATAATGTTGCAAGAACTTGTATAGAAGCAACTGCCGCAGCTTTTGGAGGAACACAATCTTTACATACTAACGCACTTGATGAAGCTATTGCTTTACCAACAGACTTTTCAGCAAGAATAGCCCGTAATACCCAAATCTTTCTGCAAGAAGAAACTAAAATTACCAAAACGGTTGATCCTTGGGGAGGAAGTTATTATGTAGAAAGTTTGACGAACGAAATTCTAAAAAGTACCTGGAAACTAATTGAAGAAGTAGAAGAATTAGGCGGAATGACAAAAGCTATCGAAGCCGGAATTCCTAAACTAAGAATTGAAGAAGCTGCCGCAAGAAAACAAGCCCGAATTGATAGTGGCCAGGATATTATTGTTGGCGTCAATAAATATCGATTAGAAAAAGAAGATCCGTTGCATATTTTGGATGTCGATAACCAAATGGTTCGTAAACAACAAGTAGAAAGACTTCATGAAATAAAAGCAACAAGAGATACTGAAAAAGTAAATCAATCACTGGAAAAATTAATACTTTGTGCAAAAACCGGACAAGGAAACTTATTAGAAATTGCCATTGAAGCAGCTCGAAACAGGGCTACACTTGGTGAAATTAGCGATGCTCTGGAAAGTATTTTTGGAAGATTCAAAGCGCAAATTAAATCCTTTAGCGGTGTGTATAGTGCAGCAATAAAAAATGACGAAAATTTTGAAAAGGCAAAACAATTAGCAGATGCCTTTGCAAAACAAGAAGGTAGACGTCCTAGAATTATGATTGCCAAAATGGGACAAGATGGGCATGATCGTGGTGCAAAAGTTGTAGCGACCGGTTATGCAGATGTCGGTTTTGATGTAGATATTGGTCCGCTTTTTCAAACTCCTGCCGAAGCTGCTAAACAAGCCGTCGAGAATGATGTACATATTTTAGGAGTTTCATCATTGGCAGCGGGACACAAAACATTAGTTCCTCAAGTAATTGAAGAATTAAAAAAACACGGCCGTGAAGATATTATGGTTATTGTTGGTGGAGTAATTCCTGCGCAGGACTATCAATTTCTATTTGATGCCGGAGCTGTAGCCGTATTTGGTCCCGGAACAAAAATTAGCGAAGCAGCTATTAAAATCCTGGAAATTCTAATTGATTAA
- a CDS encoding peptidoglycan-binding protein LysM: protein MIKKWYFYASLIVIITFLSLGFKPFNLETKPWFLIEKTDGSEYLFPSLEEDDYPTLHKLNVPFTGKRLIGFKEAVAFKESQGKYRLVNSLGYMGKYQFGGQALRSIGVQNKKAFLKDPALQEKAFIALLSKNKWILRNEIERYEGKMINGIEITESGILAAAHLGGAGSVKNFFKNKGSRHFRDAYGTSLKSYLKAFGGYDLSYIVADSNATIHD, encoded by the coding sequence ATGATAAAGAAATGGTATTTTTATGCGAGTTTGATCGTTATTATTACATTTTTAAGTTTGGGTTTTAAACCCTTTAATCTAGAAACCAAACCTTGGTTTTTAATAGAAAAAACAGATGGATCTGAATACTTATTTCCATCGCTTGAAGAGGATGATTATCCTACTTTACACAAGTTAAATGTCCCATTTACAGGAAAACGTCTTATAGGTTTTAAAGAAGCAGTTGCCTTTAAAGAATCTCAAGGAAAATACCGATTGGTAAATTCACTTGGTTACATGGGAAAATACCAATTTGGCGGTCAAGCCTTAAGATCAATTGGTGTTCAAAATAAGAAAGCCTTTTTAAAAGATCCTGCATTACAAGAAAAAGCATTTATTGCGCTGTTATCCAAAAATAAATGGATTTTGCGTAATGAAATTGAAAGGTATGAAGGAAAAATGATCAATGGCATTGAAATTACCGAATCTGGAATTTTAGCTGCTGCACATCTTGGAGGCGCTGGTTCAGTGAAGAACTTTTTTAAAAACAAAGGAAGTAGACATTTTAGAGATGCCTATGGAACTTCATTAAAGAGTTACCTGAAAGCCTTTGGAGGTTATGATCTATCTTATATTGTGGCCGATAGTAATGCTACAATACACGATTAA